Proteins encoded within one genomic window of Equus caballus isolate H_3958 breed thoroughbred chromosome 20, TB-T2T, whole genome shotgun sequence:
- the C20H6orf15 gene encoding uncharacterized protein C6orf15 homolog, which produces MLELSKMQGRMARSCAPLGLLLVCLHLPGLFARSISVMKEKVPQDLGTNSPLLGQPFLASLSNSEHPQSKPDPGSNDLARAPLKTNASPSDSFQPAGSSEVQRWPPSEELPSMDSWPSEDLWPMMAGAVEDDGGEVLPEELSFLSNAIALPLDSGLVPAGSSSHSADPSLEVSPLHQDSESRPLSRSNVLGDQKQILAQRPPWSLISRIRKPLLPGHPWGTLNPSVSWGGGGRGTGWGTRPMPCPVGIWGNNKCPSTSWGNINQYPGGSWGSINRYPGGSWGSINRYPGGSWGSTNRYPGGSWGSINRYPGGSWGSTNRYPGGSWGSINRYPGGSWGTINQYPGGSWGSINRYPGGS; this is translated from the exons ATGCTAGAGCTGAGCAAGATGCAGGGCCGCATGGCACGGAGCTGTGCTCCTCTGGGCTTGCTCCTGGTTTGTCTTCATCTTCCAG GCCTCTTTGCCCGGAGCATCAGTGTAATGAAGGAGAAAGTTCCCCAAGacttggggaccaactcacctCTGCTTGGACAACCTTTCTTGGCCAGCCTCTCCAACTCCGAACATCCCCAGTCCAAACCAGACCCTGGGTCCAACGATTTAGCAAGGGCTCCTCTGAAGACCAACGCTTCTCCATCAGACAGCTTCCAACCTGCAGGAAGTTCTGAGGTTCAGAGGTGGCCCCCATCTGAGGAGCTGCCCTCCATGGATTCCTGGCCCTCTGAGGATCTTTGGCCAATGATGGCTGGTGCAGTCGAGGACGATGGGGGAGAAGTGCTGCCCGAAGAACTGTCTTTCCTTTCCAATGCTATTGCCCTCCCTTTGGACAGTGGTCTTGTGCCTGCAGGGTCCTCTTCACACTCTGCAGACCCCTCACTTGAGGTTTCACCCCTCCACCAGGACTCTGAGTCTAGACCATTATCCCGTTCTAATGTGCTGGGAGACCAGAAACAAATCCTTGCCCAACGCCCACCCTGGTCTCTCATCAGCAGGATTCGAAAGCCGCTTCTGCCTGGTCACCCCTGGGGGACCCTGAATCCCAGTGTGTCCTGGGGAGGTGGAGGTCGTGGAACTGGGTGGGGAACAAGGCCCATGCCATGCCCTGTGGGAATCTGGGGCAATAATAAATGCCCAAGTACTAGCTGGGGGAATATTAATCAGTATCCAGGGGGCAGCTGGGGGAGTATTAATAGGTATCCAGGAGGTAGCTGGGGGAGTATTAATCGGTatccaggaggcagctgggggagTACTAATCGGTatccaggaggcagctgggggagTATTAATAGGTatccaggaggcagctgggggagTACTAATCGGTatccaggaggcagctgggggagTATTAATCGGTatccaggaggcagctgggggaCTATTAATCAGTatccaggaggcagctgggggagTATTAATCGGTATCCAGGAGGCAGCTGA
- the CDSN gene encoding corneodesmosin, which produces MGSSQAPRMGRVGGQRMMALLLAGLLLPGTLAKSIGTFSDPCKDPTRITSPNDPCLIGKGGSSSFSSHSGSSSSGSSVSSSSGSSGGSSGGSGGSGVGSGVGSSVGSSGSSVAQGGSSGSSLLKPGTGYSQTSHSSSSGSSLQGASSSSQSGSIRPPTGSINSPSGSISSQSGSGSALPTDGGSSGSISSQPGSGSALPSNSGSSRLVVSSSQSGGGSSSSFSQTSWTSNSGGQKVNSNLRPCSSDVPDSPCSGGPIVSNSGPYISNSHSVSGGQRPVVVVVEQHGSGGPRVVQGVPCNNGGLSGKPCPPITSVDKSYGSYEVVGGSSDSYLVPGMTYSKGKIYPVGYFTKDNPVRGSPGAPSFAAGPPISEGKYFSSNPIIPSHGSSSSNIYPSGASSAIAFQPVGSGGVQPCGVGSKGSKGPCSLSSSGVHSSSSVSSSSGSSSHPCGGVSQGPCSPPGTGSFSGSSSSQSSGKIILQPCGSKSSSSGHPCISVSSSTLSGGPNGSPQPDPSAGAKPCGSGSSGRIPCRSIRDILAHVKPLGPQLADPEVFLPQGELLDRP; this is translated from the exons ATGGGCTCTTCTCAGGCACCCCGGATGGGGCGTGTGGGAGGGCAAAGGATGATGGCATTGCTGCTGGCTGGTCTCCTCCTGCCAG GGACCTTGGCTAAGAGCATCGGGACCTTCTCAGACCCATGTAAGGACCCCACTCGTATCACCTCCCCCAATGACCCCTGTCTCATTGGGAAGGGTGGCTCCAGTAGCTTCAGTAGCCACAGCGGCTCCAGCAGTTCCGGCAGTTCCGTTTCCAGTTCCAGTGGCTCCAGTGGTGGCTCCAGTGGTGGCTCCGGTGGCTCCGGTGTTGGCTCTGGTGTTGGCTCCAGTGTTGGCTCCAGTGGATCCAGCGTCGCCCAGGGTGGTTCTTCAGGATCTTCGTTACTTAAGCCAGGAACAGGGTATTCCCAGACAAGCCACTCCTCCAGTTCTGGCTCTAGTCTTCAGGGTGCATCCAGCTCCTCCCAGTCGGGCAGCATCAGGCCCCCAACGGGAAGCATCAACTCCCCATCAGGCAGCATCAGCTCCCAGTCAGGGTCTGGCTCAGCTCTACCAACTGACGGTGGTTCTTCAGGCAGCATCAGCTCCCAGCCAGGGTCTGGCTCAGCTCTACCAAGCAACAGTGGTTCTTCCCGCTTGGTAGTAAGCTCTTCCCAGTCTGGAGGAGGCTCAAGCTCTTCCTTTTCCCAAACCTCCTGGACATCCAACAGTGGTGGCCAAAAGGTCAACTCCAACCTGCGCCCTTGTAGTTCAGACGTCCCCGACTCTCCCTGCAGTGGGGGGCCCATCGTCTCAAACTCTGGCCCCTACATCTCCAACTCCCACTCTGTGTCAGGAGGTCAAAggcctgtggtggtggtggtggagcaGCATGGTTCTGGTGGCCCCAGAGTGGTTCAAGGTGTTCCCTGTAACAACGGTGGCCTTTCAGGCAAGCCCTGTCCTCCCATCACCTCTGTAGACAAATCCTACGGCAGCTATGAGGTGGTGGGTGGCTCCTCTGACAGTTATCTGGTCCCAGGCATGACCTACAGTAAGGGCAAAATCTACCCTGTGGGCTACTTCACCAAAGATAACCCTGTCAGAGGCTCTCCAGGGGCCCCCTCCTTTGCAGCTGGGCCCCCCATCTCTGAGGGCAAATACTTCTCCAGCAATCCCATCATCCCCAGCCATGGCTCCTCTAGTTCCAACATCTATCCGTCAGGAGCTTCCTCGGCCATTGCGTTCCAGCCCGTGGGCTCTGGTGGCGTCCAGCCCTGTGGAGTCGGCTCTAAAGGCTCTAAGgggccctgctccctctccaGTTCTGGAGTCCACAGCAGTTCTAGCGTTTCCAGCAGTTCTGGTTCATCTTCCCATCCCTGTGGCGGTGTTTCCCAGGGGCCCtgctccccacctggcactggcTCCTTCAGCGGCAGCTCCAGCTCCCAATCCAGTGGCAAAATCATCCTTCAGCCCTGTGGTAGCAAATCCAGCTCTTCTGGTCACCCTTgcatttctgtctcctcctcaacaTTGAGTGGGGGTCCCAACGGCTCTCCCCAACCTGATCCCTCAGCTGGTGCCAAGCCCTGTGGCTCCGGCAGTTCTGGAAGGATCCCCTGCCGCTCCATCAGGGACATCTTGGCTCATGTGAAGCCTCTGGGGCCCCAGCTGGCTGACCCTGAAGTTTTCCTACCTCAGGGAGAGTTACTTGACAGACCATAA